A stretch of DNA from Acyrthosiphon pisum isolate AL4f unplaced genomic scaffold, pea_aphid_22Mar2018_4r6ur Scaffold_13920;HRSCAF=14563, whole genome shotgun sequence:
aagcTGTGTCTAAAGCAGGCGTGTTAAATATTGATGTTAAAATTCCACGGATATGTAAAAGACAAGCTCACCGATCAAATTTAACTACTTCAAGTactgaagaatattttaaaattacagtttATTTCACCGTTTTCGATAATTTTATAACGTCTATTCAAACTATGTTTTTggacaatcaaaataatatagtgtttaaaatacaacaacTTATACCAAATTACTTAAATGCTCTATCTGAAGAGGATATTTTAAAAGGTGCACCTTTCTATGAATCAGATTTACCAGGAACACTTAACGAATtaaaaggtaaaataataaatatatctaggtacctattatgttaacGAAATAATTTCTATTGCATTTTTATAGCTGAAATCATGTTGTGGCAGTTACATTGGGCTAAacaacc
This window harbors:
- the LOC115034581 gene encoding uncharacterized protein LOC115034581; translation: MSITLPISRQLQNPDLDLTKCIEMINLVLVALKNNREDTRFTNIFNQAVSKAGVLNIDVKIPRICKRQAHRSNLTTSSTEEYFKITVYFTVFDNFITSIQTMFLDNQNNIVFKIQQLIPNYLNALSEEDILKGAPFYESDLPGTLNELKAEIMLWQLHWAKQPEKKIKNQYGYGSI